aatgtgtcattgattattttgtaagttttgtgatgatagttgatgaaatatgatggatatgtgataaataaatatgttttgtatttggattttgatgaatttgagcattatgggttaaattgtgaaaatgagaaaatttaggggttagatGAGAAATAAATGAAGAATATGGGTTGCTATGGACTCAATAAGAATTCGGCCAAGCATGAGTACAAAgaattatgtgtattttgtgtatttatgaattagggactaaaatgtccAAAGGTGAAAATATAAgtactaatttaaaaacaaagtctaattatgtgtttatggatttatgtGAGATTGAATAAgtgaatttaaatgtatatagatCAAGAGAGGAGAAATTCGGATCTAGATCGGGGCAAGAGCAAAGTACTCGATTGATCGACTATTCTCGTCGTTGCTACGTTTGAGGTAAGTTCGAATATAATGCATACggttttaaataatattgaatgagatgaaatgaatagaaatgggattgaataaaaaattaaaaatgtgaaatgtggaTCGAATATATACGGCACTATGTGTgcgaatattatatatatatggctatCAAAATGGTACTGAGTGTGCTAGACTAAAGCCAAGTTGGTTGAATAAttggcactaagtgtgcgatacTTAGCGAATTTGTTGGTACTAAGTGTGCAATGTCATTGAACGAGAAAGTGGTAAATGTAACAGATATATATGAGATGGTACAGGTATATTTGAAACCTATGTGgtttatgttattatgtattaaataGAAACAAGAGTATGAGAATGGATGAACATGGTTAAATTAAGTTGGGATCGAgtagaattaaatatataagtatgtgatttaaaagaaatggtatgaaatgagTAATAGTTGAATAAGTTTGAGTAGTAATTTGAGTCGAATTATGTGATAGCAATTATGtcatattgtatttttttaatgagttaaaggtattatattatgaacttactaagctttgagCTTATTGTGtgcaattttctttgttttatagtgttataaAGCTAGCTCGGATTCGGGGATTGTCAGAGACTCAATCACACTATCGAAcatctattttggtattttttttttgaattttaaatactaaagtatggcatgtatagactagagATTTTGGAATTGTTTTGAAAGGTGAAAATCCTGTCATGTGTTATGGCATGAAATTAAATGTGATTATGGTTTAATTATGATATGTAATTGGTGTTGAGATTTGGTATGTTTCTATGTATATTCGGCCTGATgagaattgttttttttttttttggcatattGATGATTATGTATTTGGCTTTATGAAATGGCTTATTACCGttgtgataatatgtttgtttaGTCATACATTAGGCCCCTTTTTGGTATTTAATTGCTTAAGAAATGCCTTGAAGTGATTGGatttgaaatgatgaattggttaattatatggtatagatatatagatatatagatatatataacaTGGGATTTTGGTATATGTTTTGGATAGTTGAATCATGGTGATTTGAGATGATGTTTCTAATGGATATATAAGTTATGTGATAGGCATGAATGAAACCATATATAAATGACCAATTGAATAGCTTttgaagttgaaaataaaataaataaataaataaataaatatgatatgcATTGACCTTGTGATGATTTGATAGGTATAAGTAATTTTGGTAATTGATATCTATGCAGTTGATATGTAATAAGCTTTGTGATTTGGATTAAATttggtatatgtatatgtgttaaGGAATTTGAtctataattattatatgattgtattgaaattgagatgaaGATTATAGATGAATGAATGGATTGGCATGTATATTTGGTACACTTTGGTATGGATAATAAGTATAATTTTGGATGGTGATAATAGAGATTGAATGTCTACGATGtgttaataattgaatgatGTGTATTGATTGGTAATGTCTCGTAACCCTAAGCCGGCAACGAACTTGTGTTAGGAGTGTTACAGGAGGAGTGTTTTTGGATGGAGGAGGCACCATTGCTGGTCATAGCTGTTGTCGATGAGGACAGAAGATTGCTTAGTCCATGCCTTGGGATGCTTTAGTTTGGGGATTTTATCCAAATAGTGTTTCCTCCTTGTCGTTCTTGCGGCTTTCAGTTGATGGTTAACTTGGGTTAGAGTCTCCGTGAGCAAGACCTCTTTTTATTTGTGTtgtgtattttctttttgaattttattatttttgttgatggTGTCTTTtagtttctatttttaataaataattagcttttcattaaaaaaagttGACATATGCTATATTACagttataatcaaattaaataaacatatcctttactaatttaaataaaaatttaaatgattggAATAGATTCTATCCTCAACGGGTCATTAAATTAACCTAAATCCTAAAATTGCCATAGATGTTAGGCGGCATCTTAATATTAGCATACggcaaaacaataataaattgggatattatttaatatttaacatttatttaacataaatttaggGTAAAGGTATATTTATGCTCtgttagataatgaatttaggttgtaaatatattataaataaattagttaaaatttaatattatatatattaaaaatataaaatatgaatttattaaatttaaaattattttaaaattttgatattaagtaaattagtttttctaataaatttaaaataatttaaatcctattaatttcaaaagtgaaCAGTGACAACATTAATATTattcatcaattatatatatttttattagcatatttatatattctataaatttaattttcatttaacaaATTATACCCGCAATATTTTGTCATCAGtgcacaaaatatataaataataagagctaaatttatttattatattaattataattacgTATAATTCACAGAAAATATTAGCTCTAATTAATTATCTTAGTTCCTCGTATTCGAAATTGAGGAGAATAAATTAGACTAATTTAATAACAACAGtgttttacttaaattttagttatttagttataaaatttttgtattttaattaatcataattttatttctcaCCGAACAAATTGCagtttaaatttcttatttatttctaaaatgagaagaaaaagaaaagagagaagagaacATGATTACTGCTTGAAAAGCCTATTCACATTAAAATTCTAGTTCTCTGCATTACAAATTTCATGTAAGTAATTATTCTACTGGTCTGCAGGACAATTCCATGAATCAACCGTACCTTCAGCTCTAAGTGAAACGTTTTCCAATTCCTTATCATGCTGAAAACCTGATGAAGAAGCTGAGTAGTTCAACTTGCAGCTGTTATTTCTTTGTGAATTTTGATCAGTACCAGTGCTACCACGATTCCAGTGATCTAAAGGCCTCAAATGATCTTCATTCCCATGACTCATGCCCAAGTCATCAATGGAAGGCATGGCTGAAGTTCCATGGGAATTCACACCAAAACCAGCCAAATTAAGACAGGGCTGAAGAGTTGTAGGATGTAGGAAGGACTGGAATGATAGGAGGGGGCTCTGGTTCTGCAAGTTTAGCATATTTTGAGTCTGTTTTAGCATGCCTAAATCAGAAGGCAGTTGAGCATAGTTACTACAAGTGGGAACGGTATTATTGCTACTTGTATTGGTAATATTAGCATCAGCTAAAGGATTATTTAACAATGACGGAGAAGAAGAAGCTAGAAAAGGAGTTGGCTTAACCCTTTTAGCTGAGGGACGTAGAGGGTCGAGAGAACCTAAAGTTTCTACATGACCGGATCGCATACCTGACCTAGAGCCGAAAAGATCAGGCCTTCGAGAATATGATGAACCCGAAAACGGTGGAGCAGGGATTCCAGTAAATTCTTGCACTATTGCTCTAAAATTCATTGTGTCGGTGGTGAGAACTGTAGTGGGTGCCGTTCTCGATGCTCTCGTTCGTTTCTTGGGGTTCTTCACAACACTTTTCTGATCGGATTTTGTTAAAAGCCTTACATCATGATATGGCCTTGATTGCAAGGATGATGAGCTTGGATATAAGCAGCCTTGGTTAAGTTCTTGGGCACCTAATGTAGATTGGCTCGATGAAGATAAGCCTTGAAGATGAAAGCTACCCAAGTCAACAGTGCAACAGTTTGGTTTAGGTCTTTGGCTTAGCGGCCTAAACCCATCAATATTCAGCAGTGAATCAATTTGTTGAGATTGAGAGAAAGGGTTGAGATAATTTGCAGAAGGATCAAAGAAAATTGGTGGGTGGTTTTGATGGTGCAAGACAAGTGATGGGTGTGGATTTGATAAGGGATTAGTGTTCATAAAAGCTGGGACCGACTCCGTCGGTGACTCGCACCCTTCATCAACCCCACTTGCAGATTGCATGCTACTACTATCACTGGAATCCATGAAGAAAGCTTtgattaacttttttaaaattgcagTATGAAAAGCTAGAAAGGGccgttatatatatatatatatatattttttttatatcatcTAGATGGTGAAAGTTGTACAGTTGGGAAAACAGAAACAAAGATATGGGTATAGCTCGAAAAAGCGATTACAAAGACATGGCAAAAGTAGccaagaaatgaatgaaaagaaaatacatcCTTCTAAAACAGCTTTGAGAAAGTTgccatatttatatatatccttAAAAGCTTCCTCTTATATCAATCATCTTTCCTCTTGTCTTTCAGTGAGAGAAGAAAACATTCtataaaaagaagagagaataaTAGAAAACACGACAAGCAAAAGAGGAAAGATTCTAGCTGTTAAATCTTCTTCTAGTTCCTTGCTCCCTCACCTTTATATGATCTGAATTAGGGTTTTTCGATCAAGATGAAAGGTTATTTAAGcttattcttttccttttaattaaaaagaaagtgGGGGCCGGCTGTCACTcatcaaacaaattttcatgtatGAAAATCTCTCTAAATTAGAGTGCGGGAGTTGATTGGCAATATATCAAACTCAAAGCTAATGAGAAAGATAGGCCGGTAATAATAATCTGAATTGTAAATACCATGACAAGgtcaaatttataaaagattCCTGTGCTATGTATTTTTGCCAATTTAACCCCtcaattataatttgattattttcttaGAATCTTGagattaaattttgttgttgttaattTTGTCAAACTACTTGATGACTTCGACATAAATATTTtggctttatatatatatatatatataattggacAAACCTTTtccacatttaaaaataaaataaaattataataattttcaaacagTCAAAATGTTTAGGTgtatatatcatattattttatagagCAAACTATACCATTACtcacttaattaaaaagattataatttacatactgaactattcaaaagtttttagtTAAGTCAATGGgttgaaaattttttctttaaagtttcgCTAACAAGTTTCAAGCGACGATTCAACGACCGATATGGGAAATCAGTGCCCATCAATGAATAGTAGAACGTAATATTGTATAGATTatcctattttatatttttttaaaaataggagCATCAAATTTTTAATCCACCGTAAACTCATTGTATATactttttgtataaaaatttaacctaataaaaaaaggttttaaaagataatatgaAAGGAGGAAtgataaatttagggaaatgaaaagaaaaaaaaaaatcaaaatgcacattactaatttaaaagcttatttatttatttatttatttcatattttagaaaatagttttaatgaaattgataaGTGTGCAAGGGTCGTAGAATAGGATTATAATTGCATATCAGCAAGTCTCTAGCAAAACTCAGCCTTTGACCAAGTCAGAATTCAGAAACAAAATCTAAGCCATAATTCAATAACATCAGAGAatcttttaccattttaattataaaaataatttatgttatttcgtTTCCCTCTGCCATACtaaattagggttttgaaaaatgCTCAAACCTTGCATAAGTTTGGActgatttaaatatattttgcaCGCATTTACTGATATGTTTTCATGCCCACCGTTTGTACCATATTATGATTTGCTTTGCTGCATCTTTTCTGTCATAAAATTTACTCGCCGTTGCCTTTGCTTTGCTGGGAGACAAGACAAGGTGTTggtgttttggttttggttttttccttttatcGGGTACCAAAATATTCCCATGTAAATTGCTTTTGATTTGATGGCATTACTCCCCAAAGACTTGGtggataaaaaaaaatccaattggAAGCAATTTGTAACGTTAATTGCTCCTCCGTGCTGTGGTCATGTCGTATTAATACCGCCTCTCCGTTTCATCATTGCTAGGCCGTCATCCCTTCAATCAAATTGCAAATTTAAATGCTTTTTACTGTTCTACGTACTTTCCCTTTATTCTTAAGAAGAAGTATGAGGCTATTGAGAATAAAATAGCAATACATAATCAAGTCATGCTGGGAAAAAAATCTGCCCAATAAGTACACAAGTTGTGGATACAAATCATTCCATGGGGGTCAACGTCAACCATCCTAATCTCCATGGTTTaggtaaaatacaatttttttaattaattctttttccttttccaagccatttttttgataaatataacGTCCTCGGCaaaattgtgatttaaaagtttaattcgATTGGATACTTAATTGAAGGttgaattgttttatatatattaagcaTAATTTGGAGGTTTAAATTTGGTAAGGAAGCATGGGCAGAGTCACAGCCGGGCTGGCAGTGGAAAACTGAAAAGGAAGATGGAccctttcaaatttcaattcaagtCCAAAATCCAAACCCAAGCTTCATCTTGGTgacatgatttttaaattttatgttgtttcttaatgaacctttggaaattTGGTAAAACGTGTTGGATcccttcaaatattttataccCTATATGAGCACAACAATCAacgggttttttacaaaaatattataaaaaaaaattaaccaaaatattatacttttttttgtttatcaaaatattaattttattattatttacgaaaatatacaaaaaaaaacctgcAAAAGCCTGCAAAAAGCTGACACCAGCCTGGTCAGGCCAAtcacattggcggcaccaaaggtgccaaagagATTGGTGGCACCAATGGATTGGTGCCAAAGTGATTCGcagcaccaatggtgccaaaggactaaaatgtggctaattgacttttaagccctccttatttattattttctttttattctccttgaactcatttttttatttaataattctattttaattttataaactattctcatttaataactctattttaatttaataaactattaagtaatacttaattttttaaattaaaatagagttattaaatgagagaattctaattaagtggCCATTTGCAGTTTCAAGGACttgacatgcaaatttaccattttgaattttgaaagtgaattgctaCTGtgcgcactaaaattgaaatgtggctaattgccttctaagccctccttagaattctaattaagtaataactctattttaatttaataaactattctcatttaataactctattttaatttaaaaaactattctcatttaataactctattttaatttaaatgagaatagtttattaaattaaaatagagttattaaataaaaaaatgagttgaaggggaataaaaagaaaataataaataaggagggcttagaaggcaattagccacatttcaattttagtgcgcaCAGTAGCAAccattcactttcaaaattcaaaatggtaaatttgcctTAAAACTGCAAATGGtcacttaattagaattctctcatttaataactctattttaattttaaaaaattaagtattacttaatattttattaaattaaaatagagttattaaatgagaatggtttattaaattaaaatagagttattaaataaaaaaaatgagttgaaggggaataaaaagaaaataataaataaggagggcttagaaggaaattagccacatttcaattttagtgcgcaGCAGCAattcacttttaaaattcaaaatagtaaatttgCATTTCAGGTCCTTAAAACTGCAAATGGtcacttaattagaattctctcatttaataactctattttaatttaaaaaattaagtattacttaatagtttattaaattaaaatagagttattaaatgagaatagtttattaaattaaaatagagttattaaataaaaaaatgagttgaaggggaataaaaagaaaataataaataaggagggcttagaaggcaattaatcacattttaatcctttggcaccattggtgccgccaatctctttggcacctttggtgcctcCAATGTGATTGGCCTAATCAGGCTGGTGTCAGCTTTTTGGAGGCTTttacaggttttttttttgtttttttggtatattttcgtaaataataaaaaaaagttataatattttggttatttttattttttataatattttgtaaaaacccACAATCAAcgtatacttttatatatataattccattctatttttctaaactcgtattttatatatataattctaattttacgtgtttatttttaaaatttattaaataatattttttataattttaaaaatattgtctaattaaatgaattcatcttatttataataaaagtctataaatttacaaaaataattaagagaataaaataacgttttaaaattaatcaaaataaaaaatggaaagcaactgatagtaaaatattaagtaatcgacaaaataaattgtcatcaaaattgagtaaaaattcaCCAACAAAGAACCATTACTTTAATAAATCATTGTCATTGACATAATATTTCACAATATAATAGTAAACAACATTCACTAttgtgtaaatattattaaaattcaataatagtaaaattatcgaaTATCAATTTTGGTGATAGAAATAAAACCTATTAAATAATGCTAACATGTGAATTTTCTAGTAGTTTTTAgatgttattttgaatgaaaatgtcTTGTTAATGCATATATTAATAGtgctaattaatattaattttaattcatatataactgtaatattaattaagtgataattagtttaaaataattagtgtAGTGTAACATGGATCCAAAAtctaattaattgataataacTAGTACATTGATA
This sequence is a window from Gossypium raimondii isolate GPD5lz chromosome 5, ASM2569854v1, whole genome shotgun sequence. Protein-coding genes within it:
- the LOC105765989 gene encoding uncharacterized protein LOC105765989 yields the protein MDSSDSSSMQSASGVDEGCESPTESVPAFMNTNPLSNPHPSLVLHHQNHPPIFFDPSANYLNPFSQSQQIDSLLNIDGFRPLSQRPKPNCCTVDLGSFHLQGLSSSSQSTLGAQELNQGCLYPSSSSLQSRPYHDVRLLTKSDQKSVVKNPKKRTRASRTAPTTVLTTDTMNFRAIVQEFTGIPAPPFSGSSYSRRPDLFGSRSGMRSGHVETLGSLDPLRPSAKRVKPTPFLASSSPSLLNNPLADANITNTSSNNTVPTCSNYAQLPSDLGMLKQTQNMLNLQNQSPLLSFQSFLHPTTLQPCLNLAGFGVNSHGTSAMPSIDDLGMSHGNEDHLRPLDHWNRGSTGTDQNSQRNNSCKLNYSASSSGFQHDKELENVSLRAEGTVDSWNCPADQ